The Streptococcus sp. S5 genome contains a region encoding:
- the recF gene encoding DNA replication/repair protein RecF (All proteins in this family for which functions are known are DNA-binding proteins that assist the filamentation of RecA onto DNA for the initiation of recombination or recombinational repair.): MWLKHLSIQHFRNYQELEVEFHPGLNIFLGQNAQGKTNILESIYFLALTRSHRTRNDRDLIYFESTDFKVSGQLQRETGPLPLEISLTPKGRITKVNHLKQAKLSNYIGHMNVVLFAPEDLQLIKGSPAGRRKFIDIELGQMKPLYLSDLSQYNHVLKQRNSYLKNSEKIDATFLDVLDSQLASFGSRVIHHRLEFIKKLEAKAKEKHTRLSDNKENLSIQYQSTVFSEEGNDIEEQFLSMLEKNRQKDIFRKTTSIGPHRDDLAFFINNMNATFGSQGQHRSVVLSLKLAEIELMEEITREKPILLLDDVMSELDNYRQLQLLETISNNIQTFITTTTLDHLKELPEELKIFTVQAGHIKTAS, translated from the coding sequence ATGTGGTTAAAACACTTATCCATTCAACATTTTCGTAATTATCAAGAACTTGAAGTCGAGTTTCATCCTGGATTAAATATTTTCCTAGGTCAAAATGCTCAAGGAAAGACCAATATTCTCGAATCAATTTATTTTCTAGCTTTAACCAGAAGTCATCGAACACGAAATGATAGAGATCTCATCTATTTTGAATCCACAGATTTCAAAGTTTCTGGTCAATTACAAAGAGAAACTGGTCCCCTTCCATTAGAAATTTCCTTGACTCCAAAAGGTCGGATAACTAAGGTAAATCATTTGAAACAAGCCAAATTATCGAACTATATTGGCCATATGAATGTTGTCCTTTTCGCACCCGAAGATTTGCAACTGATCAAAGGATCACCTGCAGGGCGTCGAAAGTTTATTGACATTGAATTAGGTCAGATGAAACCTCTCTACTTATCTGACTTATCTCAATACAACCATGTACTGAAACAAAGAAATAGTTATCTAAAAAATTCGGAAAAAATTGATGCTACATTTTTGGATGTCTTAGATTCACAACTAGCTAGTTTTGGAAGTCGCGTCATCCATCATCGGCTTGAGTTTATTAAAAAATTAGAAGCTAAAGCAAAAGAAAAACATACTCGACTTTCTGACAACAAAGAAAACCTATCAATTCAATATCAGTCAACTGTTTTTTCTGAAGAAGGAAATGATATAGAAGAGCAGTTTCTCTCTATGTTGGAAAAAAACCGTCAGAAGGATATTTTTAGGAAAACAACAAGTATTGGGCCTCACAGGGATGATTTGGCATTTTTCATCAATAATATGAATGCTACCTTTGGTAGTCAAGGCCAGCATCGAAGTGTTGTTCTCTCTCTAAAATTAGCAGAAATTGAATTAATGGAAGAAATCACAAGAGAAAAGCCGATTTTACTACTTGACGATGTCATGAGCGAACTTGACAATTATCGTCAACTTCAACTACTTGAAACCATCTCTAATAATATTCAAACATTTATTACAACGACCACTCTCGATCATTTAAAAGAACTACCTGAAGAGTTGAAAATTTTCACTGTTCAAGCCGGTCATATCAAAACAGCATCTTGA
- a CDS encoding YfhO family protein → MKKTKLKTSLFIVSSFLIPAIMMFFIYLSQGIYWNSDTSPLLGDGYHQYVIFDTTLRNILHGTDSLFYSFQSGLGINFYALSSYYLGSFFSPLVFFFNAQSMPNAVYLITLLKFGAIGLSTYISLHGMFSKIPRSLVLTLSTSFALMSFAISQIEIKTWLDVFILAPLILYGFKKLIYNEGEILYFISLTSLFIQNYYFGFMMSIFLILWYLTQLSWDIKGIGKHFFRFVIVSLLSVITSLVMLYPTFLDLRTHGESFSKIDSIFTEKSWYLDIFAKNFIGSFDTTKYGSIPMIYVGLFPLLLAITFFFVKSIKFHVKLSYFILLTILILSFRFQLLDLLWQGMHAPNMFLHRYSWIFSLTIILMAGEVLNRIEEITWIRFSLANFLLILGFGATVLYSSHYKFLDAVNFIVTFEFLIAFYLVCLGFILKKIPPRLFYLSILFFSIFELSVNSYYQMEGIANEWVFASRSSYERDLKAIQSLVREKTDSNYRTEILHPQTGNDSMKYGYNGISQFSSVRNTDASSTLDKLGFKSEGTNLNLRYQNNSILMDSLFGVRYNLSQQPVQKFGFKEIATKNGVSLSENEYALPIAFLSAKPYKNTSFTNLTLDNQTRFIHQITDEKYKFYKKLNILSPTSQNTTSSLQTAKIEEDSHLSYASIQYEVTVPTHSQLYVNVPNLQFSNDDRKDIEISYNGQTQRYTIDNAFPFFSIGHFDTEETVTIRMSFPENSTVSFDTPEFFALDLDQYTQAIASIRQQEVAIHKKKNKLVAAYNANRDTTLIFTLPYDKGWSAKQNGKPIQIHRIQKGLMGVRVSKGSGTVTLTFVPQGFIEGLIAFFVGIILFFLYEWRQIKRRKS, encoded by the coding sequence ATGAAAAAAACAAAGCTAAAAACATCCCTTTTTATAGTATCTTCTTTCCTGATTCCAGCTATCATGATGTTCTTTATTTACCTCTCGCAAGGAATCTACTGGAACAGTGATACATCCCCCTTATTAGGAGATGGTTATCATCAGTATGTCATTTTTGATACCACACTTCGAAATATTTTACATGGGACAGATAGCCTATTTTACAGTTTTCAAAGTGGATTAGGCATTAATTTCTATGCACTCAGTAGCTATTATCTAGGAAGTTTCTTTTCTCCTCTTGTCTTCTTCTTTAATGCACAATCCATGCCGAATGCTGTTTACCTCATCACTCTTCTTAAATTTGGAGCTATTGGGTTAAGCACTTATATTAGTTTACATGGAATGTTTTCTAAAATTCCTAGATCCCTGGTTCTTACCCTTTCAACCTCATTTGCTCTTATGAGCTTTGCTATCAGCCAAATTGAAATCAAAACTTGGCTAGATGTTTTTATCCTAGCACCATTAATTCTTTATGGATTCAAAAAACTCATTTACAATGAGGGAGAGATTCTCTACTTTATAAGCTTAACCAGCTTGTTTATCCAAAATTATTATTTTGGGTTTATGATGTCTATTTTTCTCATTTTATGGTACTTGACACAACTGTCATGGGACATCAAAGGAATTGGAAAACACTTCTTTCGTTTTGTGATTGTATCTCTTTTATCAGTTATAACAAGCCTTGTGATGTTATATCCAACCTTCTTAGATTTACGCACTCATGGAGAAAGTTTTTCAAAGATTGACAGTATCTTTACAGAAAAAAGTTGGTATCTTGACATATTTGCAAAAAATTTCATTGGAAGTTTTGACACTACTAAATATGGATCAATTCCAATGATCTACGTGGGATTATTTCCACTTCTTTTAGCGATTACCTTTTTCTTTGTAAAGTCGATCAAGTTTCACGTGAAACTTTCTTACTTTATACTCTTGACCATTCTTATTTTGAGTTTTCGTTTTCAATTATTAGATCTCCTTTGGCAAGGTATGCACGCGCCAAATATGTTTCTTCATCGATACTCTTGGATCTTTTCTTTGACGATTATTCTGATGGCAGGAGAAGTACTAAATCGAATAGAGGAGATCACTTGGATTCGTTTTAGTCTTGCTAATTTCCTCCTTATTCTAGGATTTGGAGCAACTGTCCTTTACAGCAGTCACTATAAATTTTTAGATGCTGTCAATTTTATTGTTACTTTTGAATTTTTAATTGCTTTCTATTTGGTCTGTTTAGGATTTATCCTAAAAAAGATACCGCCTAGACTTTTCTATCTTTCGATCCTTTTTTTCTCCATTTTTGAATTATCGGTAAATAGTTATTATCAAATGGAAGGAATTGCGAATGAATGGGTCTTTGCTTCTCGATCATCCTACGAACGCGACTTAAAAGCCATCCAATCCTTAGTAAGAGAGAAGACAGACTCAAATTATCGGACTGAGATTCTACATCCACAAACGGGCAATGATAGCATGAAGTATGGTTATAATGGAATTTCTCAATTTTCATCTGTACGAAATACGGATGCTAGCTCGACATTGGACAAACTAGGATTTAAATCTGAAGGAACTAACCTCAATCTTCGATACCAAAACAATTCTATTTTAATGGATAGTCTATTTGGTGTTCGCTATAATTTAAGCCAACAACCTGTTCAAAAATTTGGATTTAAAGAGATTGCAACCAAAAATGGAGTCTCACTTTCAGAAAACGAATATGCCTTACCAATCGCCTTTCTGTCAGCAAAACCTTATAAAAATACTTCCTTTACGAATTTGACACTGGATAATCAGACACGATTCATCCATCAAATCACGGATGAAAAATATAAATTTTATAAGAAATTAAATATTCTCTCGCCTACTTCACAAAATACTACATCTTCGTTGCAAACTGCAAAAATTGAAGAAGATAGTCATCTTTCCTACGCAAGTATTCAATATGAAGTAACGGTTCCTACCCATAGCCAACTATATGTCAATGTTCCAAATTTACAATTTTCAAACGATGATCGGAAAGATATTGAAATCAGCTACAATGGACAGACCCAACGCTATACCATTGATAATGCCTTTCCATTCTTTTCAATTGGCCATTTTGACACAGAAGAAACAGTTACTATTCGTATGAGTTTTCCAGAAAATTCGACAGTCTCCTTTGATACACCAGAATTTTTTGCTCTGGATCTTGACCAATACACACAAGCTATCGCTAGTATTCGTCAGCAAGAAGTTGCTATTCACAAAAAGAAAAACAAATTGGTAGCAGCCTATAACGCAAATAGAGACACTACCCTTATTTTTACACTCCCTTATGATAAAGGCTGGTCAGCTAAACAAAATGGAAAGCCTATCCAAATTCATCGCATCCAGAAAGGATTGATGGGAGTTCGTGTTTCAAAAGGATCCGGAACAGTCACCTTAACATTTGTTCCCCAAGGCTTCATTGAAGGACTCATTGCCTTTTTCGTTGGAATCATTCTCTTCTTCCTCTACGAATGGAGACAAATAAAAAGACGAAAAAGTTAA
- the guaB gene encoding IMP dehydrogenase — MSNWDTKFLKKGFTFDDVLLIPAESHVLPNDADLSTQLASNLRLNIPIITAAMDTVTESQMAIAMARAGGLGVIHKNMSIEQQADEVRKVKRSENGVIIDPFYLTPSHTIAEADELMGRYRISGVPVVETLENRKLVGILTNRDLRFISDYNQPISNHMTSENLVTAPVGTDLETAERILQEHRIEKLPLVDENGRLSGLITIKDIEKVIEFPNAAKDEFGRLLVAGAVGVTSDTFERAEALFEAGADAIVIDTAHGHSAGVLRKIAEIRAHFPDRTLIAGNIATAEGARALFDAGVDVVKVGIGPGSICTTRVVAGVGVPQVTAIYDAAAVAREYGKTIIADGGIKYSGDIVKALAAGGNAVMLGSMLAGTDEAPGETEIFQGRKFKTYRGMGSIAAMKKGSSDRYFQGSVNEANKLVPEGIEGRVAYKGSVADMVFQMIGGIRSGMGYVGAATIQDLHDHAQFVEMSGAGLKESHPHDVQITNEAPNYSAQ; from the coding sequence ATGTCTAATTGGGACACAAAGTTTTTAAAAAAAGGGTTTACATTCGATGACGTGCTTTTGATTCCAGCAGAAAGTCACGTATTGCCTAATGATGCAGATTTAAGTACACAATTAGCAAGTAATTTACGCTTGAATATCCCAATCATTACTGCTGCCATGGACACAGTGACTGAAAGTCAAATGGCAATTGCTATGGCACGTGCTGGTGGACTTGGTGTTATCCATAAAAACATGTCAATTGAGCAACAGGCAGATGAAGTACGCAAAGTAAAACGCTCTGAAAATGGAGTTATCATTGATCCGTTCTATTTGACTCCGTCTCATACAATTGCAGAAGCAGATGAGTTGATGGGACGATACCGAATCAGTGGTGTTCCTGTTGTTGAAACACTTGAAAATCGTAAATTAGTTGGTATCCTTACAAACCGGGATTTGCGTTTTATTTCTGATTACAATCAACCCATTTCAAATCATATGACGAGTGAAAATTTGGTGACCGCACCAGTTGGAACTGATTTGGAAACAGCTGAACGCATTCTACAAGAGCACCGTATTGAAAAATTACCATTGGTAGATGAAAATGGTCGTCTTTCTGGCTTGATTACAATCAAAGATATTGAAAAAGTTATTGAGTTTCCAAATGCGGCTAAGGATGAATTTGGTCGTTTGCTTGTGGCTGGTGCCGTAGGGGTTACTTCAGATACTTTTGAACGTGCAGAAGCTCTTTTTGAAGCTGGTGCAGACGCAATTGTCATTGATACTGCTCATGGACATTCTGCGGGTGTTCTTCGTAAGATTGCAGAAATTCGTGCTCACTTCCCAGATCGTACCTTGATTGCAGGAAATATTGCAACTGCTGAAGGTGCTCGTGCATTATTTGATGCAGGGGTAGACGTAGTTAAGGTCGGAATTGGTCCAGGATCAATCTGTACAACTCGTGTTGTTGCAGGGGTTGGTGTTCCTCAAGTGACTGCTATTTATGACGCAGCCGCTGTAGCTCGTGAATATGGAAAAACGATCATTGCTGATGGTGGTATCAAGTATTCAGGAGATATTGTCAAAGCACTCGCAGCTGGTGGAAATGCAGTAATGCTTGGTTCAATGCTTGCAGGTACAGATGAAGCACCAGGTGAAACAGAAATCTTCCAAGGTCGTAAGTTTAAAACATACCGTGGTATGGGATCTATTGCAGCAATGAAGAAAGGTTCTAGCGACCGTTACTTCCAAGGATCTGTCAATGAAGCCAATAAATTGGTTCCTGAAGGAATTGAGGGACGTGTTGCTTATAAAGGTTCTGTAGCAGATATGGTATTCCAAATGATCGGTGGTATTCGTTCAGGTATGGGGTATGTTGGTGCAGCAACCATTCAAGATTTACATGATCATGCACAATTTGTTGAAATGAGTGGTGCAGGATTGAAAGAAAGCCATCCTCATGATGTGCAAATTACAAACGAGGCTCCTAACTACTCGGCACAATAA
- a CDS encoding ATP-binding cassette domain-containing protein: MLTVSDVSLRFSDRKLFDDVNINFTEGNTYGLIGANGAGKSTFLKILAGDIEPTTGHISLGPDERLSVLRQNHFDYEDERVIDVVIMGNEKLYNIMKEKDAIYMKEDFSDEDGVRAAELEGEFAELGGWEAESEASQLLQNLNISEDLHYQTMSELANGDKVKVLLAKALFGKPDVLLLDEPTNGLDIQSITWLEDFLIDFENTVIVVSHDRHFLNKVCTHMADLDFGKIKLYVGNYDFWKESSELAAKLQADRNAKAEEKIKQLQEFVARFSANASKSKQATSRKKMLDKIELEEIVPSSRKYPFINFKAEREIGNDLLTVENLSVKIDGETILDNISFILRPGDKTALIGQNDIQTTALIRALMDDIEYEGTVKWGVTTSRSYLPKDNSRDFAGGESILDWLRQFASKEEDDNTFLRGFLGRMLFSGDEVNKSVNVLSGGEKVRVMLSKLMLLKSNVLVLDDPTNHLDLESISSLNDGLKNFKESIIFASHDHEFIQTLANHIIVLSKSGVIDRIDETYDEFLENEEVQAKVKELWSQS; this comes from the coding sequence TTGCTTACAGTATCAGACGTCTCACTACGTTTTAGTGATCGAAAATTGTTTGACGATGTCAATATCAACTTTACAGAGGGAAATACATACGGTCTCATTGGTGCCAACGGTGCTGGAAAATCAACCTTTTTAAAAATTCTAGCTGGAGACATTGAACCAACAACTGGTCATATTTCACTTGGTCCTGATGAACGTTTGTCCGTTTTGCGTCAAAATCACTTTGACTACGAAGACGAGCGGGTCATCGATGTTGTCATTATGGGAAATGAAAAGCTCTACAACATTATGAAAGAGAAAGATGCTATCTACATGAAAGAAGATTTCTCTGATGAAGATGGTGTCCGTGCAGCTGAACTTGAAGGTGAATTTGCCGAACTTGGTGGATGGGAAGCAGAAAGTGAAGCATCTCAATTGCTTCAAAATCTAAATATTTCAGAAGACCTTCATTATCAAACTATGAGCGAGTTAGCCAATGGGGATAAAGTGAAAGTTCTCTTAGCTAAAGCCCTTTTTGGTAAACCAGATGTCCTTCTTTTGGACGAGCCGACCAATGGATTGGATATTCAATCCATTACCTGGTTAGAAGATTTTCTGATTGATTTTGAAAATACGGTTATCGTTGTATCCCACGACCGCCACTTTTTGAACAAAGTCTGCACCCATATGGCGGATCTCGACTTTGGAAAAATTAAACTTTACGTCGGAAACTATGATTTCTGGAAAGAATCTTCTGAACTTGCAGCAAAATTACAAGCAGATAGAAATGCAAAAGCTGAAGAAAAAATTAAACAATTACAAGAGTTTGTCGCACGTTTCTCAGCCAACGCTTCAAAATCAAAACAAGCAACTTCGCGTAAAAAAATGCTTGACAAGATTGAACTTGAAGAAATTGTTCCATCTAGTCGGAAGTACCCATTTATCAATTTTAAGGCAGAACGAGAAATTGGTAACGATCTCTTGACAGTTGAAAATCTTTCTGTCAAGATTGATGGAGAAACCATCCTTGACAATATCAGCTTTATCTTACGTCCTGGTGACAAAACCGCCCTTATCGGACAGAATGATATTCAAACAACCGCTTTGATCCGTGCCTTGATGGATGATATTGAATATGAAGGAACTGTCAAGTGGGGAGTTACAACTAGTCGGTCTTATCTACCAAAAGACAACAGTCGTGATTTTGCAGGTGGTGAAAGTATTCTCGATTGGCTTCGTCAATTTGCAAGTAAAGAAGAAGATGACAATACTTTCCTTCGTGGTTTCTTAGGACGTATGCTCTTTTCGGGTGACGAAGTTAACAAGTCTGTCAACGTCTTGTCAGGGGGAGAAAAAGTTCGTGTCATGTTGTCTAAATTGATGCTCCTCAAGTCAAATGTTCTTGTACTAGATGATCCAACCAATCACTTAGATTTGGAGTCTATCTCAAGTTTGAATGATGGATTGAAGAATTTTAAAGAATCGATTATCTTTGCTAGCCATGACCACGAATTCATTCAAACACTCGCCAACCATATTATCGTTCTTTCAAAAAGCGGCGTGATCGATCGTATTGATGAAACCTATGATGAGTTTCTTGAAAATGAAGAAGTTCAAGCAAAAGTGAAAGAACTTTGGAGTCAATCATAA
- the yaaA gene encoding S4 domain-containing protein YaaA translates to MNYKLFDDFITLQAILKELGIIQSGGAIKAFLQEKEVFVNGELEQRRGRKLRVNDQIDIPELSMTITILEPSQEEIEEHLKEKEEKERVAKLVKQLNQQQKKQPTKTNKKEKAIRFPGIS, encoded by the coding sequence ATGAATTACAAATTATTTGATGACTTTATTACATTACAAGCAATCTTAAAAGAACTCGGTATTATACAGAGTGGTGGTGCAATCAAAGCCTTTCTTCAAGAAAAAGAAGTCTTTGTTAATGGTGAATTAGAACAACGGAGAGGCCGTAAACTTCGTGTCAATGATCAAATTGACATTCCTGAACTGAGCATGACTATCACCATTCTTGAACCTTCTCAAGAAGAAATAGAAGAGCATCTTAAAGAGAAGGAAGAAAAGGAACGTGTTGCTAAACTTGTCAAGCAACTCAATCAACAACAAAAGAAACAACCGACAAAGACTAACAAAAAAGAAAAAGCAATTCGCTTTCCTGGTATCTCCTAA
- the trpS gene encoding tryptophan--tRNA ligase translates to MTKPIILTGDRPTGKLHIGHYVGSLKNRVLLQNKDEYNMFVFLADQQALTDHAKNPKTIVESIGNVALDYLAAGLDPEKVTIFIQSQIPELAELTMYYMNLVSLARLERNPTVKTEISQKGFGESIPTGFLVYPISQAADITAFKANFVPVGNDQKPMIEQTREIVRSFNHAYNTDTLVEPEGIYPENEAAGRLPGLDGNAKMSKSLNNGIYLADDADTLKKKVMSMYTDPDHIKVEDPGKIEGNMVFHYLDVFGRPEDAAEIAEMKEHYQRGGLGDVKTKRYLLEILDRELRPIRERRLEFAKDMGEVYSILEKGSERARNVAAQTLDEVKSAMGITYFKK, encoded by the coding sequence ATGACAAAACCCATCATTCTGACAGGAGATAGACCAACAGGAAAACTCCATATTGGCCACTATGTTGGTTCTTTAAAAAATCGCGTCTTGTTGCAAAATAAAGACGAGTATAATATGTTTGTTTTCCTAGCAGACCAGCAAGCTTTGACAGACCATGCAAAAAATCCAAAAACGATTGTAGAATCTATTGGTAATGTTGCTTTGGATTATCTGGCAGCTGGACTAGATCCTGAAAAAGTTACGATTTTCATTCAAAGTCAGATTCCTGAATTAGCGGAATTGACCATGTATTACATGAATCTTGTATCTTTGGCGCGACTTGAAAGAAACCCAACTGTAAAAACCGAGATTTCTCAAAAAGGTTTTGGTGAGAGTATTCCAACAGGATTTTTGGTATACCCTATTTCACAAGCAGCCGATATCACAGCATTTAAAGCGAATTTTGTTCCAGTAGGAAATGATCAAAAGCCAATGATTGAGCAAACCCGTGAGATTGTGCGCTCCTTTAATCATGCTTACAACACAGATACTTTGGTGGAACCGGAAGGGATTTATCCTGAAAATGAAGCAGCAGGGCGCTTACCTGGTTTAGACGGAAATGCTAAAATGTCTAAATCGTTGAATAATGGCATTTACCTAGCTGATGATGCAGATACTTTAAAGAAAAAAGTGATGAGTATGTATACTGATCCTGATCATATTAAAGTAGAGGATCCAGGAAAAATCGAAGGCAATATGGTGTTTCATTACCTGGATGTATTTGGCCGTCCAGAAGATGCAGCTGAAATTGCAGAAATGAAAGAACATTATCAACGTGGTGGACTTGGTGATGTAAAGACCAAACGATATCTTTTAGAAATTTTAGATCGTGAGTTAAGACCGATTCGTGAAAGACGACTTGAGTTTGCAAAGGATATGGGTGAGGTCTACTCTATTCTTGAAAAAGGAAGTGAGCGCGCTCGAAATGTAGCAGCTCAAACACTGGATGAAGTAAAATCTGCGATGGGAATTACCTATTTTAAAAAATAA
- the yfmF gene encoding EF-P 5-aminopentanol modification-associated protein YfmF, which produces MELVKGVNLHFLQSKKFKTNKIKVRFSSPLDENTVAARVLVACMMETANQKYPTSQLFREKLASLYGVELSTSVSKRGRVHYVDLNISFVRDDFLSKKNVLTDEVLDIIETIFFSPLVVEDHFDSDTFDVEKKNTISDLESEIEEPYYYAHGQLNQLFFEDETIGMSRLGKVDLVRQETAQSSLGQFHQMLQLDNIDFFFIGDFNEVAIVDRVNQFEFKPRDNNLSVTYQQPFTNVVREKLEQKQNQQSILELGYHFSTQYGESLHIPLVVLNGMLGAFSHSRLFQIIREKEGLAYTISSHFDIFTGFMRVFAGIDKESRTKVMTLIMRQLNDLKRGKFTESELQLTKEMLVNTTLLAQDRQNTLIEREYLKTILGKKVLSLEEWLESIDKVSREEIIEVAKTINLQSVYFMEGK; this is translated from the coding sequence ATGGAATTAGTAAAGGGCGTGAATCTTCACTTTCTTCAATCAAAAAAATTTAAAACCAATAAAATTAAGGTCCGTTTTTCATCGCCATTAGATGAAAATACCGTGGCTGCGCGTGTTTTAGTAGCCTGTATGATGGAAACTGCAAATCAAAAATATCCAACTTCACAATTATTCCGTGAAAAATTAGCGAGTCTATACGGGGTAGAATTGTCAACCTCAGTCTCTAAGAGGGGGCGTGTTCATTATGTTGATTTGAATATTTCCTTTGTGCGCGATGACTTTTTGAGTAAGAAAAATGTTCTTACTGATGAGGTTTTGGACATTATAGAAACTATCTTCTTTTCACCTTTGGTAGTAGAAGATCACTTTGACAGTGATACATTTGACGTTGAAAAGAAAAATACGATTTCCGATTTGGAGTCAGAAATTGAAGAGCCTTATTATTATGCACATGGGCAATTGAATCAACTATTTTTTGAAGACGAAACAATCGGGATGTCAAGATTGGGGAAAGTTGATTTAGTGAGACAAGAAACAGCTCAAAGTTCTCTTGGACAGTTTCATCAGATGCTCCAATTAGATAACATTGACTTCTTTTTCATAGGCGATTTTAATGAGGTCGCTATTGTGGATCGAGTGAACCAGTTTGAATTCAAGCCACGTGATAACAATTTGTCTGTCACCTATCAACAACCTTTTACAAATGTTGTAAGAGAAAAGTTAGAGCAAAAACAAAACCAACAATCTATTTTAGAATTAGGTTATCATTTTTCTACCCAGTATGGAGAATCTCTCCATATCCCTCTAGTTGTATTAAATGGGATGCTGGGAGCTTTCTCGCATTCGAGACTTTTTCAAATAATTCGTGAGAAAGAAGGCCTTGCTTATACTATCTCAAGCCATTTTGATATTTTTACAGGCTTCATGAGAGTTTTTGCAGGCATTGATAAGGAATCTCGTACCAAAGTAATGACCTTGATTATGAGACAGTTGAATGATTTAAAACGAGGCAAGTTTACAGAGTCAGAGCTTCAATTGACAAAAGAAATGTTGGTGAATACGACCTTATTAGCACAGGATCGGCAAAATACCTTGATTGAAAGGGAATATCTGAAAACGATCCTAGGAAAGAAAGTCCTTTCTTTAGAAGAGTGGTTAGAGTCCATCGATAAGGTTAGTAGAGAAGAAATTATTGAAGTGGCAAAAACAATTAATTTACAGTCTGTTTATTTTATGGAAGGAAAGTAG